The sequence ACTACTGCCAGGAGTGCCGAAAGCGCTCTCCCGCGCCGCACCAATGCCCCACGGAGTAACATGCGCACAAACATCTTGGAGCGCGGTTGCAATCCCGTGCGTACGCGCGATCCGGTCATGCGTCGCCTCGCAGCACGATTGCCGGATCAACCCGCACCGCGCGGCGAACTGCGATTGCGCTTCCGCCGAATGTCACCAGCGCGGCAATGGCCAGAATGACAGGCAAGAGAACCGGTTGGACTGAGATTTGCGATCCAAAGATGCTGCGGCCAATTTCACGCGCCAGAATGCCGCCAGAGAAGAAGCCCACGCCCCCTCCCAGCAGCGCCAGCAAGGCCGCTTCAGCAAAGAACAGGGCCGCCACGGACCGGTGCGCCGCGCCCAAAGCCTTCATCAACCCAACTTCGCTGCGGCGTTCAAACAGCGCGGTAGCCATGGCCGCGGAAACTGCCAGCCCCGACGCCAGCAACGCCGCCAAGGTAACCAGCAGCATCAGTCCCTTGATGCGAGCCAATACCGTACCTTCGGTTTGCGCTACCTGGCGGATTTGCTCCACGTGCGAATGGGGGATCGCTTCGCCGAGTTGATAGGCGATTGAACGCGCGTATGGGGAGCAATACCAGCGATCGAAAGTGGGACCGGCGAGGGTTCTTGGATCGCGGCGGGCAAATGCGTCTTCTGGCTTGGTCAATGCACTGACATAGACCCGCCGCACTGCTCCAGGGTGACCGATGATCTCCTGCGCCATGGCGAGTGGCGCCACAATCTGTTCATCCTCTGCGCCTCCGCTTGAAAGCACGCCAGCAACACGGGTGTTGCTTCCATTTATATCGACCGTCCCACCCGCGCTGACTGCGACCCGCTCCGCCAGGCGCTCGCCGAGGAGCACGTCGTGAGAATTGTCATCCGGCCAGGCGCCATTGACTCTCCACCAGGAATTGGTCTTGGTCACCCCCGAGGTGAAGGTATCTTGCCCATACTTGAGTTGCTTGTTGAAATAAGTTCCCAGCAGCTCGACATCCTGCTCATGACCCGTGGCTTTGAGTTTTACGCGCACCGGCAGCAGGGGCGCAAAACCCAGAATATTATTTCGCCAGAACGTTCCTTTGATTTTGGGGAGGTCTGCTTCGCTGAGAAAAGCTCCATCGCTGGGCGGCTTGAGGTTGACCCCGCCGATTTCCACATCCAGGGTGTCCGCCTGCGGAGTAATGACCAGGTTGGCGCCATAGCCGCGCAGCTCGCGGTTGATTTTGTCTCCGATGTCAGTGGCCACTGCAATGATGGCCGTCGCCACCGAGACCCCCAGCGCAATGGCGACTCCGGCGAGCAATTTGCGGCGCTGCTGCCGCCGAAAGGATTCGAAAAGGAGCCGACCGAACACGTTATTTCAGGAAATGGCGAGCGCCGGCTGCCACCTCTGACTCCTGGATCACCACCCTGTCGGCAGTCACCGTGGCCTTGAGCGGGATGGGATTGCAGCCTCCTGGCTGGCCGACAGTCTGCGGATTAACCGGCGCCGCGCAGTTCTTGCAGACTATCCCGTGCGGACCTTTGGTGAAGCCCACGCCGCCGCAAATCTCGCAGGCGTCCAACACGGTCGCGACATTGCCGTCAGGTTTGCGATACAGCCAGAAACGTACAGGCACACCATTCTCTGTCGCCACGTAGCGGTGCAGATCGCCGTCGGCAAGTTGCGCGAGCGGAATGCGCGCTTCACCATTCGCGAAAGTAACCTCGGTGGCAGGCGAGAGGGAAGTGGTGCTCTTGGCGTAAATGAATTCCGCTGTCACCAGCATGATGAAAAGAAAAGAACTGGTGTACACGGAAACCATCCATAGCCGTTCGCGCCGCGCGCTCCACATGGCCTTGCGCCGCTCGGCTCCTGAAACAGCAGCCGGCACCGGCGCGCGCCGCTGCACTTCGAAGAGCACCATCAGCGCCGCCAGAGCCAGAATGGTTACGAAGAAGAAAACATCGTTGCGCACGATCGGCCCGATCAGCGCCATTTCACGCTTGCTCGAGGGCAGCACGCCATTCTCCGAAAGCTCGTGTAGTCCGGAGATCACCAGTTGCAGCGCTACAAAGAACAGGATCACGCTGGTGACGCGGAAAAACTTGCCCAGGTTGATGCGAACTGAACCCTTCACGAACATCACGTAGAAGACCACGGCCATCGCCACACCCAGCAGGGTTCCGATGACGCTCATCAGCTCGGTTGAATTCAGCGTGACCGCGGAAAGAATAAGGACCGTTTCAACCCCCTCGCGCAAAACCATCAGGAAGACAAACAGGAACAATCCTACTTGCGAGCCCCGGTCTGCGAGCAGACCAACTTTTCCTTCGATCTTGCCTTTTAGGCTGCGGGCGGTCTTCATCATGAAGATCACCATGGTTACCACGAAGAACGCAGCCACCAGCATGACCCAACCTTCAAAAATGTCCTGGTTGAGGTTAAAGCGGGAGACAATCACCGCTGCGCCGATGCTGCCCACAACGGCTGAAGCTAAAGCGGCGTAGACCACCCGGCGCAACTCCGGCCGGTTGATTTTGGCGAGGTAGGCGACTGTGATGCCAACAATAAGCGCCGCCTCCACTCCCTCACGCAGCGTAATTATGAAGGCGTCTATCACAACATTGGCTCCAAGCCCTTACCGGCGATTTTGAAAATGAATTTCATTTTCAACTAGATACAGGATACCCTTGGGCGGAGCGGAACGTCAACGCGCTTACAGCGAAGTGCGCCCACGCGCGGTCGCTGTTTACCCGAAATCCGCATTCATCCTGCGCAAAAAAGCCTCGAACATCCAGTCGCACCCCATCCGCTTCTAAGCTGTTGCGGGTTGGAGTGCGGCCTTTGGTCAAAATCAGAATCGCACGCTCGGCGGAGGAGATGGATTCCTTCCGTCCTCTCTGGGAGCGTCTTGAGAAATCCAACTCCTGCACTTTATTCCAAAGCTTCGCCTGGAACCGGCTGGTCGCAAGCAGGTTTCCCGCTCGCGAAGACCCCTACGTAGTGTGCGCGGAAAGCGATTCCGGCGCCGCCATCATTCCGGCCGCCATTGCCGACTACGGGCTCACGCTGCTCGGCGAAGCCCTTTTTGATTATCGTGACGTGCTCCATTTAGGTGATCCCGAAGTGCTGCGGCGTGCTTGGCAGGAGTTAGCCCGATTGCGCCTGCCCCTGTTCTTCACCGCGCTTCGTGGCGCGACCAGGCGCAGCCCCTGGGACGATCTCCGGCCCCAGCCATTCGTCAATGCGCCTTGCGTGCTGCTCAGCGATGTGGGAAATGCAGAGCAGTTCGCGGCCAATCACAACCGTCTGGGCCGGTGTCGCCGTCGGCTGGAGCGGCAAGGTGTCCATTTCTCTCGTCAGAACGCACCCTCGCCAGAGAGCTTGCGGCACGTTTATCAGCTAAAAGCTGACCAGCTTCCTGGCAGCCTCTTCCGCGATCCGGCGCGCCTCAGCTTCATCACTGCGGCGGCGAATCTGGACCCGACGAGTTGCGATCTTTACACTCTACGTCGCGATGAGTGCCTTGTGGCCGCTCTGGTTACCTTCCGCGATGGACCGACCCGCCGTTTCTACACCATCTACTACGATCACCAGTGGGCCCACTTCTCGCCCGGTGTAGTGCTGTTATTCGAGGCTACTCGTCAGTCGCTGGCCGAGGGCCTGGACTGTGATTACATGACGGGCGAACAACCCCACAAAGCTCGCCTAGCCACCTCAACCGTGCCTCTCTTCCGAGTCGAGGCCACCTGCGAAAGCCTCGCCATGTTTAGCGGCCTTGAAGAGCAGCCGGTCCCCGAGCTGGCAGCCTGAGGGCGGATTCTTCTCAAAGACGCTTCAGAAACTCCTTGGCTTGCTCCAGGTGAGGGAACATCTTCTCTTCGGCCTGAAATTCCGCGGAATGCACACAGCGCCGGCTTCCGCGCAATTTGACGGGATGCTTCAAGTGCAGCATCTCGTGATACAGAATGTACTCCACCGCATGTCGCGGGACCCGGGCATGGTCGAAGACGCGACTGATCACAATGGTGTTGTGCGCCGGATCGTAGTGCCCCAGGCTGTTGCGCGCGTGATCGCGGCTCCAGGTGAGTTGCGGACGTGCCATCAGTCCGTAGAAGTAACGCCGGTTCAGCTCTTCGAAGATCTCATCCAGGTCATAAACATGCCCGCGGGCGGAGTGAATCTGCTTGCGCCCGCGCAGCTGCCGCAGCAAATTCGCCTTCTTGCTGATTTCGTGACTTGAAATGTATTTCCGGTAACGGGTGGCGTGTGCCCGCTCAATCGGCTTGCGATACATCTTCGCCAGGAGAATATGCGCAATCGCCCGTACAACCGCCTCCGGAGCGCCTTCCAACAGGTCAGAAAGTCGCACCAGCAGCCTGTCCCTGCGCAGCCGGATGGTGTTATTGATGTTGGCGAACGCGAAGAACTCCACCACGATTTCCGGCATCGGCGCCCGCGGACGCAGATCACGGTAGCTTTCCTGGAAAATTAAGAGGAGCTTATCGGACAACTGTCTGAGTTCCTATTTGTGATACGTGAGGCTCCCGACTATTCTACTCGGACTAGAACTGGCCACTGCCCACTGAAGTTACTTCTTCTTCTTTGGCGCTGCATTCTGTTCTTCTAAGAGTTTGCGATGCTCCACGGAGCCATCGTTCACGCTATCAATTGCACTGGTTAACACGAATTCATCTTCCTTCCCCTCGTCCGGGGTAGAACTCTCCTTGAGTTTGTGGAGACGGGCGCGGAATTCAGCATCGCCTTGGATCACGTCCTTCAGTGGTTTTCTGAGGTCGGCGCTCTGTTCGCGATACATATCCAGGTTGTCGCCCAGTTCGTCGTAAATGACCACAAAATCCTGCAGCAGATCGTGCACCTGGGTTGTCTTATCGCCAGCGCTTGTCTTGGTGTCGGCACGTGCCCGATCTATGGCGTCCAAGCGGGCGCGGGCAAACTTCAAGATCAGCTTGAGGCGCTTCTCAGGCTCTTGAGTGGCCTCGCGCATCTCGTCCACTTCCGCGGGATTCAGCGGGTCCCGTTGTTGCGCCCACGCCGGAACTATCGCCAACAACATCACCAGAATAGGCCCGCGCAATCGTTCAAGTGACACTTTCATGATTTAATCCTTGCAAAGTCAGTCCTTGCAAACTCAGTTCTTGGAGAACATGCTCATCAACAGTTCGGTCCTGATGTGTTCCAAACGTTCCACGGCCTGCTGCATCTGGGGCCGGTCTTCGATGTCCAAGGTAGGAGTGATGTCCCGCAGCCGTTTGGACAACTTCCGCACTTCAATTTCCGTGTCCTTCATGTGTTTGCGGGATTTCAGGGAAGCGTCGCCTGCCTGCTGCGCGTAAGAGACTACCTCTTCCACGAGCGTCTTGCCCTCAGAAAATTTGCCGGCAGAAAATGCCTTGTCCGCTGCCTCAAGTTGCCGCTTGGCTATGGTCAGGCAAATCTTGGGCTGGTCCGCTACGGTGGCCGACTTCAATTTCGCCTTGAGGTCATCCAAGCTCTCGTCGCGCGCCCAGGCCGTCGTCACCGAGGCAAGCACCAGCGCTACTGCAACGAGCCCTTGGGCCGGCACTTTCATTTCGCTGCCGACTTTCTCTTGGGGGCTGATTGTCCTTTAGGATCAATGGCGATCAGCCGGTGCCTTGCCTGCCATTCCTGCTCCGGGTTCTTGCCATCCGAAAGCGCCAGAAACTGACGATAGTTTTCCGCGGCTGGTTTGAACATTTTCAAATGGTCCAGCGTGGTGGCGCGAAGAAAATAGGTTCCGGGATTCTCCGGAAGAAAACGGGCGCGTGCATCCAGGGCCTTCAGCGCCAGCTCGTAATTCTTGTTTTCCGCCGCCGTGACTGCAAGGTCCCCGTAAGCAGCAGAGAAGTCCGGCTTGAGTTTCAATGTCGCTAGCAATTCAGGCTCAGCATCGACGTATTTATATTGGCGAATCAAAGCCGATGCCAAACCAAAATGCAGAGCCGGATCATCACCGTGTCTTTGCAGGAGAGAACGGTACAGCGCCTCGGCTTTCTCATACTTGGCCGCATTTTCGTAAGCAGACGCGAGCTCGCGCGCCGCATCAGCGTCGTCGGGCGTTATGGCAATGCCTTGCTCGAGTTCCGAAATTGATTCCTCGTGCTTGCCTTGTGCCTCAAGCACATGGCCCAACTGGATGTGAGCTTGTCCGTCTTTTCGCTGCGTCACCAAATAGCGGCGCAGAGCTTCTTCCGCCTCCGGCAGGCGTCTTGACTTTATGTAAACGTTTACTAATCCCGCTAAAGGCTCTGCGGCATTGGGGGATAATAAGGCCGCCTGCTTGTATTCTCGCTCTGCGCCTCCGAAGTCGTTCTGCCGTTCTAACACCGCGCCCGCAGAAAGATGTGGCTCCGGATCTTTGGGCTGAGCCTTAGCCGCTTCGAGATACGCCTCTACGGCTTCGCGGGGCTTGGTGGATTCAATCACCTTGCCCAGCGAGAGCCAGGCCCGCTCCATTTCACGTTCCGGCTGCGCGGAGGGCTTCAACTGAGTGGCGTTACGCAAATACTGCTCGGCCTCTGGATTGTTGGCCTTGATCAGCGACAGGCCCAGGTTCAAATTCGACTCAAATACATCCGGCTTTGCGCCTACCGATTTGCGATAGGCCGCGATCGCCTCCTGGTTCCGGTTGGTAGCGGTGTAGACATATCCCAAGTCAAACCAGGCACGATAGTTGCCGGCGTCACGCTCCACTACTTGCTTCAGCAGCGGCTCGGCTCCGGAATAGTCGTTCTTATCCAGGGCAGCTTCCGCCTGTACCAATTCCGGAGGATTGGCCGCGCTCTCCGCCGCTACTCGATGCCTTCGCACCGTCCTGCCGGTGTTCTGCGCTATAGCTCCCGCTTCCGCGAGCAGCATCCCCGCCGCCAGATACAGCACGAACTGTTTACCTGCGCCCATTTCCGCCAGAGACGCTACTCCCGTTTAGAACGCGCGCCAGCCACTTTCCGGTGTATGACTTGGAGTTCTTGACGATGGTCTCCGGTGTTCCCACGGCGACCAGTTCGCCGCCTCGGTCCCCGCCCTCCGGCCCCAGGTCAATCACCCAGTCGGCTGTTTTAATCACATCCAGGTTATGTTCGATGACCAGCACCGAACCGCCGGCATCAATCAGGCGACGGAACGCAGCTAAAAGCTTGCTTACGTCATCGAAGTGCAAGCCTGTCGTCGGTTCGTCAAAAATGTAGAGCACGCGGTGCCGCTTGCGGCTGCTTTCAGGCATCGAGCGCAGCAGCGTGCGCGGCTGCAGGTGCGCCGCCAGCTTCATGCGCTGGGCCTCGCCTCCGGAGAGCGTAGTCGCCGATTGTCCGAGCCGCAGATATCCCAGCCCGACCTCTTCCAGCACGCGCAACTTTTCCGTGATCTTCGGCACGGTGGCGAAAAATTGCAGCGCTTCTTTGACCGTGAGGTTCAGCACCTCATGAATATTCTTGCCGCGATATCGGATATCCAGTACCTGCGGTTTGTAGCGCGTGCCCTTGCATTCTTCGCAGACCAGTTCTACGTCGGCCAGGAACTGCATCTCTACCGTGACCGTACCATCGCCTTCGCAGGTATCGCATCGCCCGCCGGGGATATTGAACGAAAAATGGCCCGCGCTGAAGCCTCGTTTTTTCGATTCCGGCAGAGAAGCGAACAAGTCGCGAATAGCGTCGAAGGCCTTGATGTACGTTACCGGATTCGACCGCGGCGTGCGGCCGATCGGCGACTGATCCACCAGCACCACGTCGTCAATGAACTCGGCCCCTTCTACCCTTTCCACACTGCCGACCTCAGGACCGCTGCCATTGCCGGTCTTCTTTGCGGCCGCCAGCGCCCGGTACAGCACATCGTGCACCAGGGTTGACTTGCCGGAGCCTGAGACTCCGGTCACGGCCACAACCATCCCCAGCGGGATGGTGACGTCGAGGTTCTTCAAATTGTGGGCCCGCGCCCCCCGAATTTTGATCTGCTGCGGCCCCGGTTTGCGGCGCACATTCGGCAACTGGATTCGCAGCTCGCCGCCCAAATAGCGCCCGGTAAGCGAATGCGACATGCGCCTGATCTGATCATAGGTTCCGCTGGCCACGACTTTGCCGCCGTGCTCGCCTGCTCCTGGCCCCAGATCCAGAATGGTGTCGGAGGCGCGCATGATCTCGGGATCGTGCTCCACCACCAAAATTGTGTTTCCCAGGTCCCGAAGACTCTGCAGTATATGAATCAGCCGGTGCGTATCACGGCTGTGTAGCCCAATTGAAGGCTCGTCGAGCACGTACAGTGTTCCCACCAGACGCGAGCCGAGCGAGGTCGCCAGCTGAATTCGCTGCGCCTCGCCTCCCGAGAGCGTGGACGACAGCCGGTCGAGGGTTAAATACTCGAGCCCGACATCGTTCAGGAAGCGCAATCGCTCCCTTAGCTCTTCCAGTATTTTGTCGGCAATCTCGCTTTCCTGTCGGCTCAGCTCCAACCCAGAGAAAAATCGGGTCGCTGCTTCCACGGTCATACTGCAAACTTCGCAGATGTTTTTCCCTGCAATCCGCACCTGGCGCGCCTCTGGCCGCAGCCGTGCCCCGCCGCAGGTCGCGCAGGTTGAATATCCGCGATACCGGCTCAAGAACACCCGTACGTGCAGCTTGTATTTCTTGCGTTCCAGGTGAGCAAAGAAGCCGCGAATGCCACCATAGCGTCCCTCGCCTTCGATCACTACCTGCTGCAGATCGGGGTCTAGGTGCTCCCAGGGGATATCCAGCGGAATGTCCCGCTGTTTGGCAAAGCGTTTTAGCTCGGTGAAGAGAGGCCGGTACTTCGGCTTGGTCCAGGGCTCAATCGCACCCTCGGCCAGGGTACGGCTCTTGTCAGGAATGACCAGGTCCAGATCGAAATCAATGGTGTTCCCGAAACCCTGGCAGCGGGGACATGCGCCGTAGGGGTTGTTGAACGAGAACAGCCGTGGCTCCGGCTCTTCGTAGCGCAGATTGCAACGCTTGCACTCAAACCGTTGCGCAAAGCGAAAGCGCTCAGACGGCTTATCATCGCGCGGCGCTGTTTCAAAGATGACTTCACCGGATTCCCGATAGCAGCTTTCAACCGCGTCCACAATTCGCGATCGTGCATCCGCCGAGACTGTCAGCCGGTCCGCCAAAATAAAGACTGGTTTGTTGAAATTAATCTCCAACAGCGACTCCGGCGTGGAGAACTCAAACACTTGCCCATCCTGATACAAGCGATTGAATCCACGCTTGCGCAGTTCAAATAACCGGGCCTTGAGCACATCGGCCTCAGCGGCGCTTTGCTCACGGGTGGCTTTGCGCCGGTGACGTTTTTCTGAAGTCTTTTCAGAGGAGGGAACTGGCGCCCGCGACTCCAATGGAAACAGCACATTCAGCCGTGTGCCTTCATCCAACCGCAGGATGGCCTCGGCGACCTCGTCAACGGTATCTTTCTTTACTTCGGCGCCGCATTGCAGACAATACGTCCGGCCGACGCGCGCAAACAGCAGCCGCAGGTAGTCGTAAATCTCCGTCGCCGTCGCGACCGTGGAACGGGGATTGCGCGTCGTGTTTTTCTGGCGGATAGCGACCGCCGGTGCGATGCCATCAATTACGTCGGCGTCAGGTTTCTCAATGCGCTCCAGGAACTGCCGCGCGTACGCCGAGAGCGACTCCACATAGCGCCGCTGGCCTTCGGCGTAAACGGTGTCAAAGGCGAGCGAGGATTTCCCTGAGCCGGAGACTCCGGTCACCACCGTTAGGGTGTTGTGCGGAATTTCAAAATCAATGTTCTTGAGGTTATGGACCCGGGCCCCACGAACAACAATGCTGTCGGTTGACATGCCTGAAGCAGCAGCGCTTGCGTGGAGGCGGAGTGCACCTCATCTAGTGCGATCAGGAGGGCTGCTGAATCTTTCTATTATAAATCGGCCGGGAGGTGGGCTCAAAGAACCTGCTTTTAGCCGCTGAGGATCTAATAGTTCTCCCTCTTAGTGTGAGCTTTCGCTTGCTCACCTCTGTAAGCCTTCCACGATTGGTCAATCACATACGCATGGATCGCATCCGCGTCTTCCACCGTCATTTTCGCGCTGGGAAATGCGAACTTGGGAGGATTCGCAAAACCCGGCATTCCCTGGTCCCAGTGGCTGCCGCCTAGCACAATGGGATACCAATCGCGGTGAACATCGGCGGGCGCATAGCGCAGGTCCGGCACCGCTCCGTTGAGCGTCCAGGCGCCGCTTCCGTCGGTTCCCGGCGAGTGACATCCATCACAAACGAATTTTCCATAAAGCATCTCGCCTTTGCGGATCACTTCTTTGCTCGCGGTTTGCGGCGGCGGTTTCGGCACCGGCGGAACGATATCAGCCGGGGTTGGGAAGGGCATGGTCGCGCCTAACTTAAAAGCCAGCAATCGCACCGGCCCACGCTTCGATTGCGGGGTCGCCATGGTGCTGGCCGGAGCGAACAGTCTCGATCCTGACCCCCATCCCACCGGAACCACCACGTACTGTTCACCCTTGACGGTAAAAGTCACGGGAATCGACTCGATCGCCGACCCCGTCTTGACCGACCAAACTTTTCTCCCGCTGTCGGCCGCATAAGCAGCGAATTCGCCGGTGCCTTGCCCTTGAAACACCAGATTGCCCGCCGTCGAGATCACCCCGCCGTTAGTCGCGATTTGTTCTTCTGCCGACCAGCGTGCAGACTGCCGCACCGGGTCCCAGGCCATGAGCCTGCCAACCAGGCCCTTCATGCTCTCACCCGATTCCACTGTTTTGGCTGTCGCTCCTCGATCGGTAGTCGGGACGTACACCAGCCCCGTCAGCGAGTTGTAGCTCATCGGCCACCAGTTGTGGACAGTCCATTGTTTTCCGCCGCCGGCCGATCGCGGGATTTCGACCGGACGCCCGGTCTTTAAATCAACCGACTTGGCCCAGGTCGTGTTCACCAGCGGCTTCGCCGAAATCAGCTTTCCGGTTTTCGCATCCAGTACGTAGAAGAAGCCGTTCTTCGGAACCGTCATGGCCACGTGCCGCTTCTCGCCGTTTATGACCAAATCGGCCAGCATGATGTGGTTGTTCTCTGTCTGCATGCCCGGAGCGCTGGTCTGAAAATGCCAGGCGTATTCACCCGTGTCCGCATTTACGGCAATGATGCAGCCCGCGAACAGCTTGTCCCCGCTCACCTTGATGCGTGACAGCTCGCCGTAATCCACTCCTGCGCCGGCCGTTCCGAAAATCACCAGATTGGTCTCGGCATCGTAAGTGATTGCATTCCAAACGTCACCGCCGCCGATCTTCCACCATTCGTCACCCGACCACGTCTTGGCGGCCATTTCGAGGGCTTTGTTCTCAAATCCTTTTGCAGGATCTCCGGGCACCGTCCAGAAGCGCCATGCTTCTTTTCCCGTCTCGGCGTCGTAGGCAGCCAGAGAGCCGCGCACGCCGTCATCTGAACCGTTGTAGCCCATCAAGACTTTGCCTTTGGCGATATGAGGCGCCCCCGTGATCCCGGTCTGTGTCGGATCGCAAACCGTCGCCTCCCACAATTGCTTTGCCGAAGCCGCATCTATGGCAATCAACCGGCAATCGCCCGTGCCGACAAAAACTTTGCCGTCCCACACCGCCACTCCGGCATTGACTCGCGCCGAGTAGGAACCGTTAATCGCTAAGTTCAATCGAATCTTGGGATCGAATCGCCACAGTAATTTTCCGGTCGCCGCATCCACCGCATCCACTCGGGAGAGTGGTTCGCTCATATAAATCACGCCATCTACGACGATCGGCTCTGCGACTACGCCCATTCCGCTGTCAATGTCCAGGACCCAGGCCAAACCCAATTTGCCAATATTTTTATCGGTGATCTCTTTCAGGGGACTGAAATGCTGCTCGTCGAAAGTGCGCCCGTTGATTAGCCAGTTGTTCCCCTCGGTGGTATCCGAAATCACTCTGGCCTCGTTCACATCGCCGGCTTTGGTGGCTGTGTCCGGCGACCAGCCCAAGAGGGCCGTCATTCCGATTGCAAGACACACAATTGTCAAGCTAACAATGTGCCATCTCTTCATGCTGGGTTACCTTTCCCAAGATGCCGAATTGTATGACATTGCGATGCGAAAGTAACTTAGTGTGTGAATCGCAGCAGCAGCTGATTGTCAGGCAAGAACTAAGAAGGAAATTGGTAGAAATTATTCGCCGGCGCGATCGCGCTTGCGCGCATACATAAATCCAGCGCCAACCAGAATGCTCATCATGCCCACGGGCGGGACCAGCAGCACGCCTACTCCTCTAGTAAGCGCGCGCTGACTCTTGGGGCTGGCGCCCAACGCCGACTGGTAACACATGGCGCAGCCCTGGCCAAACGCAGGCAACGTC comes from Terriglobales bacterium and encodes:
- a CDS encoding ABC transporter permease, giving the protein MFGRLLFESFRRQQRRKLLAGVAIALGVSVATAIIAVATDIGDKINRELRGYGANLVITPQADTLDVEIGGVNLKPPSDGAFLSEADLPKIKGTFWRNNILGFAPLLPVRVKLKATGHEQDVELLGTYFNKQLKYGQDTFTSGVTKTNSWWRVNGAWPDDNSHDVLLGERLAERVAVSAGGTVDINGSNTRVAGVLSSGGAEDEQIVAPLAMAQEIIGHPGAVRRVYVSALTKPEDAFARRDPRTLAGPTFDRWYCSPYARSIAYQLGEAIPHSHVEQIRQVAQTEGTVLARIKGLMLLVTLAALLASGLAVSAAMATALFERRSEVGLMKALGAAHRSVAALFFAEAALLALLGGGVGFFSGGILAREIGRSIFGSQISVQPVLLPVILAIAALVTFGGSAIAVRRAVRVDPAIVLRGDA
- a CDS encoding Fe-S-containing protein; this encodes MIDAFIITLREGVEAALIVGITVAYLAKINRPELRRVVYAALASAVVGSIGAAVIVSRFNLNQDIFEGWVMLVAAFFVVTMVIFMMKTARSLKGKIEGKVGLLADRGSQVGLFLFVFLMVLREGVETVLILSAVTLNSTELMSVIGTLLGVAMAVVFYVMFVKGSVRINLGKFFRVTSVILFFVALQLVISGLHELSENGVLPSSKREMALIGPIVRNDVFFFVTILALAALMVLFEVQRRAPVPAAVSGAERRKAMWSARRERLWMVSVYTSSFLFIMLVTAEFIYAKSTTSLSPATEVTFANGEARIPLAQLADGDLHRYVATENGVPVRFWLYRKPDGNVATVLDACEICGGVGFTKGPHGIVCKNCAAPVNPQTVGQPGGCNPIPLKATVTADRVVIQESEVAAGARHFLK
- a CDS encoding GNAT family N-acetyltransferase — its product is MVKIRIARSAEEMDSFRPLWERLEKSNSCTLFQSFAWNRLVASRFPAREDPYVVCAESDSGAAIIPAAIADYGLTLLGEALFDYRDVLHLGDPEVLRRAWQELARLRLPLFFTALRGATRRSPWDDLRPQPFVNAPCVLLSDVGNAEQFAANHNRLGRCRRRLERQGVHFSRQNAPSPESLRHVYQLKADQLPGSLFRDPARLSFITAAANLDPTSCDLYTLRRDECLVAALVTFRDGPTRRFYTIYYDHQWAHFSPGVVLLFEATRQSLAEGLDCDYMTGEQPHKARLATSTVPLFRVEATCESLAMFSGLEEQPVPELAA
- a CDS encoding SprT-like domain-containing protein; this translates as MSDKLLLIFQESYRDLRPRAPMPEIVVEFFAFANINNTIRLRRDRLLVRLSDLLEGAPEAVVRAIAHILLAKMYRKPIERAHATRYRKYISSHEISKKANLLRQLRGRKQIHSARGHVYDLDEIFEELNRRYFYGLMARPQLTWSRDHARNSLGHYDPAHNTIVISRVFDHARVPRHAVEYILYHEMLHLKHPVKLRGSRRCVHSAEFQAEEKMFPHLEQAKEFLKRL
- a CDS encoding tetratricopeptide repeat protein, with product MGAGKQFVLYLAAGMLLAEAGAIAQNTGRTVRRHRVAAESAANPPELVQAEAALDKNDYSGAEPLLKQVVERDAGNYRAWFDLGYVYTATNRNQEAIAAYRKSVGAKPDVFESNLNLGLSLIKANNPEAEQYLRNATQLKPSAQPEREMERAWLSLGKVIESTKPREAVEAYLEAAKAQPKDPEPHLSAGAVLERQNDFGGAEREYKQAALLSPNAAEPLAGLVNVYIKSRRLPEAEEALRRYLVTQRKDGQAHIQLGHVLEAQGKHEESISELEQGIAITPDDADAARELASAYENAAKYEKAEALYRSLLQRHGDDPALHFGLASALIRQYKYVDAEPELLATLKLKPDFSAAYGDLAVTAAENKNYELALKALDARARFLPENPGTYFLRATTLDHLKMFKPAAENYRQFLALSDGKNPEQEWQARHRLIAIDPKGQSAPKRKSAAK
- the uvrA gene encoding excinuclease ABC subunit UvrA; its protein translation is MSTDSIVVRGARVHNLKNIDFEIPHNTLTVVTGVSGSGKSSLAFDTVYAEGQRRYVESLSAYARQFLERIEKPDADVIDGIAPAVAIRQKNTTRNPRSTVATATEIYDYLRLLFARVGRTYCLQCGAEVKKDTVDEVAEAILRLDEGTRLNVLFPLESRAPVPSSEKTSEKRHRRKATREQSAAEADVLKARLFELRKRGFNRLYQDGQVFEFSTPESLLEINFNKPVFILADRLTVSADARSRIVDAVESCYRESGEVIFETAPRDDKPSERFRFAQRFECKRCNLRYEEPEPRLFSFNNPYGACPRCQGFGNTIDFDLDLVIPDKSRTLAEGAIEPWTKPKYRPLFTELKRFAKQRDIPLDIPWEHLDPDLQQVVIEGEGRYGGIRGFFAHLERKKYKLHVRVFLSRYRGYSTCATCGGARLRPEARQVRIAGKNICEVCSMTVEAATRFFSGLELSRQESEIADKILEELRERLRFLNDVGLEYLTLDRLSSTLSGGEAQRIQLATSLGSRLVGTLYVLDEPSIGLHSRDTHRLIHILQSLRDLGNTILVVEHDPEIMRASDTILDLGPGAGEHGGKVVASGTYDQIRRMSHSLTGRYLGGELRIQLPNVRRKPGPQQIKIRGARAHNLKNLDVTIPLGMVVAVTGVSGSGKSTLVHDVLYRALAAAKKTGNGSGPEVGSVERVEGAEFIDDVVLVDQSPIGRTPRSNPVTYIKAFDAIRDLFASLPESKKRGFSAGHFSFNIPGGRCDTCEGDGTVTVEMQFLADVELVCEECKGTRYKPQVLDIRYRGKNIHEVLNLTVKEALQFFATVPKITEKLRVLEEVGLGYLRLGQSATTLSGGEAQRMKLAAHLQPRTLLRSMPESSRKRHRVLYIFDEPTTGLHFDDVSKLLAAFRRLIDAGGSVLVIEHNLDVIKTADWVIDLGPEGGDRGGELVAVGTPETIVKNSKSYTGKWLARVLNGSSVSGGNGRR